From the genome of Xiphophorus couchianus chromosome 6, X_couchianus-1.0, whole genome shotgun sequence, one region includes:
- the LOC114146882 gene encoding kidney mitochondrial carrier protein 1 encodes MSTVNWKPFVFGGLASITAECGTFPIDLAKTRLQVQGQVGDIKYREIRYRGMLHAIMRIGREEGLRALYSGISPAMLRQASYGTIKIGTYQSFKRLLVDRPEDETLLTNVLCGVLSGVISSSIANPTDVLKIRMQAQGNVIQGSMMGNFINIYQEEGTRGLWKGVSLTAQRAAIVVGVELPVYDITKKHLILSGYMGDTVYTHFLSSFLCGLAGALASNPVDVVRTRMMNQRGGALYQGTLDCLLQTWRSEGFMALYKGFFPNWLRLGPWNIIFFLTYEQLKKINV; translated from the exons atgtccaccGTGAACTGGAAGCCTTTCGTTTTCGGCGGGCTTGCTTCCATAACGGCAGAATGCG GCACTTTCCCCATCGACCTGGCCAAGACGCGCCTCCAGGTTCAGGGCCAAGTCGGGGACATCAAGTACCGTGAGATCCGCTACAGAGGCATGCTCCATGCTATCATGAGGATAGGACGAGAGGAGGGGCTCCGGGCGCTTTACTCAGG caTCTCCCCCGCCATGCTCCGTCAGGCCTCCTACGGGACCATCAAAATTGGGACATATCAGAGTTTTAAGCGGCTGCTGGTGGACAGACCAGAAG ATGAGACCTTGCTGACCAATGTGCTGTGCGGCGTTCTCTCTGGAGTCATCTCTTCTTCCATTGCCAACCCCACTGATGTGCTGAAG ATCCGGATGCAGGCTCAGGGAAATGTGATCCAAGGCAGCATGATGGGCAACTTCATCAATATCTACCAGGAGGAGGGCACACGAGGACTGTGGAAG GGTGTTTCTCTAACAGCGCAGAGGGCGGCCATCGTGGTCGGCGTCGAACTCCCGGTCTACGACATCACCAAGAAGCACCTGATCCTGTCGGGTTACATGGGGGACACCGTGTACACACACTTCCT GTCCAGCTTTCTGTGTGGCCTCGCTGGGGCTCTGGCCTCGAATCCAGTAGATGTGGTCCGGACACGCATGATGAACCAGAGGGGAGGGGCTCTGTACCAGGGAACGCTCGACTGTCTGCTGCAG acGTGGCGCTCAGAGGGCTTCATGGCGCTCTACAAGGGTTTCTTCCCAAACTGGCTCCGCCTGGGGCCGTGGAACATCATT TTCTTCCTCACTTATGAGCAGCTGAAGAAGATCAACGTGTGA